A section of the Osmia lignaria lignaria isolate PbOS001 chromosome 16, iyOsmLign1, whole genome shotgun sequence genome encodes:
- the LOC117601178 gene encoding histone H1.0-like translates to MEDKNNSEKTAAVENATASPSPAKKSVKSKTKSQRSKSSHPPTSEMVNAAIKGLKDRKGSSLQAIKKYIASTYKVDGEKMAPFIKKYLKAAITSGVVVQTKGKGASGSFKLSTSKGSEPKSKPKRSVKKTESVAAEKKPAEKKPASPKKPAAPKKAAAVKKPPAPAKKPSPKKAKTAAAKKAESAKQKAAPAKTLSKTKKVTKAPAAKTKTPKPKTAKSSKAARAAAKK, encoded by the coding sequence ATGGAGGACAAGAATAATTCTGAGAAAACCGCTGCAGTGGAAAATGCTACGGCTAGTCCATCGCCAGCGAAAAAGTCTGTAAAATCGAAAACTAAATCGCAGCGTTCGAAGTCGTCCCATCCACCAACTTCGGAGATGGTGAATGCTGCTATTAAAGGGCTTAAAGATCGCAAGGGATCGTCACTTCAAGCCATCAAGAAGTACATAGCATCGACCTATAAAGTCGATGGCGAAAAAATGGCACCGTTTATCAAGAAATACTTGAAAGCTGCCATAACCTCTGGTGTAGTGGTACAGACTAAGGGGAAAGGCGCCTCTGGGTCGTTCAAACTCTCAACTTCCAAAGGTTCCGAACCAAAGAGTAAACCCAAACGCTCTGTGAAGAAGACCGAATCTGTTGCAGCTGAAAAGAAACCTGCTGAGAAAAAACCAGCGAGTCCCAAGAAACCGGCTGCTCCGAAGAAAGCAGCTGCAGTAAAGAAGCCACCAGCACCGGCCAAGAAACCTTCCCCGAAGAAGGCTAAAACTGCTGCTGCGAAGAAAGCAGAATCTGCGAAGCAAAAGGCAGCACCAGCTAAAACTTTGTCGAAAACAAAGAAAGTCACAAAAGCACCAGCAGCTAAGACGAAAACACCAAAACCTAAAACAGCGAAATCGTCGAAAGCTGCGAGAGCAGCGGCGAAGAAATAA